The following proteins are co-located in the Desulfovibrio intestinalis genome:
- a CDS encoding class IV adenylate cyclase gives MALEVERKFPGVDLNDLRARLLKQGAQCLGAHFESNTVFETPDAALASSGRLLRLRSQEWPDKVRYVLTVKLPVQAPAGAEQCKVREEREVEVADANSMRQILEGLGYSPAARYEKVREPWLLNGVEVELDILPFMQGAELEGPVEAMNAVQSCLALDNMAISTKNYHQLHQDWLQRNNLPLQRSFVFDETQKRAWRRQLGLLEEDGFIFPEQR, from the coding sequence ATGGCGCTGGAAGTGGAACGTAAATTTCCGGGCGTTGATCTGAACGATTTGCGCGCCCGGTTGCTGAAACAAGGCGCACAGTGCCTTGGCGCGCACTTTGAAAGCAACACGGTTTTTGAAACACCGGATGCCGCCCTTGCCTCAAGCGGGCGGTTGTTGCGCCTGCGTAGCCAGGAATGGCCGGACAAAGTCCGTTATGTGCTGACCGTGAAGCTGCCTGTTCAGGCTCCTGCCGGGGCAGAGCAGTGCAAAGTGCGTGAAGAACGCGAGGTTGAAGTGGCTGACGCCAACAGCATGCGCCAGATACTTGAGGGGTTGGGCTACAGCCCGGCGGCGCGTTATGAAAAGGTGCGTGAACCCTGGCTTTTGAACGGCGTTGAAGTGGAGCTGGACATTCTGCCCTTTATGCAAGGGGCGGAGCTGGAAGGCCCGGTAGAGGCGATGAATGCCGTGCAGAGTTGTCTGGCCCTTGACAATATGGCAATCAGTACCAAGAATTATCATCAACTGCATCAGGATTGGCTGCAACGTAATAACCTGCCCCTCCAGCGTTCATTTGTGTTTGACGAAACGCAAAAACGCGCATGGCGACGCCAGCTGGGGCTGCTGGAAGAAGACGGTTTCATTTTTCCTGAACAGCGCTGA
- the aat gene encoding leucyl/phenylalanyl-tRNA--protein transferase: METIFAVLAAQFPPLEAAREDGLLCAGGDLRVERLLAAYSRGIFPWYEAGLPILWWAPDPRCVLPLENFHLPSRSARTLRQKPFELTFNAAFGKVIRACAQSRTPNGGTWLTPEMIGAYERLHSMGFAHSVEAWREGELAGGLYGVGFARVFFGESMFHFVSEASRAALAGLVSLLRMRGVTLLDCQQETPHIMKMGGVLLPREVFAQKLREALVPPAVLASGDKLPSTDHVFCGDKVHDVPDEEVWQPWRESYGYSLSSGAWASRS, encoded by the coding sequence GTGGAGACAATCTTCGCGGTTCTGGCCGCCCAGTTTCCCCCGCTTGAAGCGGCGCGTGAAGACGGCCTTCTTTGTGCCGGGGGAGACTTGCGGGTGGAGCGGCTGCTGGCCGCCTACAGCCGGGGGATTTTTCCCTGGTACGAGGCAGGGCTGCCCATACTTTGGTGGGCGCCGGACCCCCGTTGCGTCTTGCCGCTGGAAAACTTTCACCTTCCGTCTCGCAGTGCCCGCACTTTACGGCAAAAACCCTTTGAACTGACTTTTAACGCGGCCTTCGGCAAGGTCATCCGGGCCTGCGCCCAGTCGCGCACGCCCAATGGCGGCACCTGGCTCACGCCCGAAATGATAGGGGCCTATGAGCGCCTTCATAGTATGGGATTTGCCCACAGCGTTGAAGCCTGGCGCGAGGGCGAACTGGCTGGCGGTTTGTATGGCGTTGGGTTTGCGCGGGTGTTTTTTGGCGAATCCATGTTTCATTTTGTGTCTGAAGCGTCGCGCGCCGCCCTGGCTGGTCTGGTGAGCCTGTTGCGCATGCGCGGCGTTACCCTGCTGGACTGTCAACAGGAAACCCCGCACATCATGAAGATGGGCGGGGTTCTTCTGCCTCGTGAGGTCTTTGCGCAAAAATTGCGGGAAGCTCTTGTTCCCCCTGCGGTTCTGGCATCCGGCGACAAACTGCCCAGCACGGACCACGTTTTTTGCGGAGATAAAGTCCACGACGTGCCAGACGAAGAGGTCTGGCAACCCTGGCGCGAAAGCTATGGCTATTCGCTGTCCAGCGGGGCGTGGGCTTCCAGATCGTAA
- the clpA gene encoding ATP-dependent Clp protease ATP-binding subunit ClpA, producing MLSKSVQSVIRDALMEAHRRRHDLLTVEHILFALTNSMRGRILLEGSGASVAVLREQLEEFFNREMEAVSLAGNHEVAQTEGVQRVLERALSHIRSAGRDTVELGDLLISIMDEEESYAKYYLRKQGVERLDVLTFVSHGMDEGGGSKGAGQGGEAEEKEGKADPLAQYAVDLTARAREGKIDPLVGRVTELDRAVEVLCRRRKNNPLFVGDPGVGKTALAEGLALRIVEGKVPEMFAKAQLFALDMGLLLAGTRYRGDFESRLKAVVQRLQELPEAILFIDEIHTIVGAGSTSGGSMDASNLLKPVLANGELRCIGSTTYEEFRNHFEKDRALARRFQRIDLTEPSPDECLAIIQGLEKRYADFHKVRYSPTAIKAMVDLTARHVRDRLLPDKAIDVLDESGAAVRLGRGVQTGSSKQPAVRSSKGGKAPRPLVGVGDVERIVARMAGIPVRTVSGTERNRLATLEKDLKGHVFGQETAIELTVRAILRARAGLGQEQRPAGAFLFYGPTGVGKTEVARSLAKLMGVEFLRYDMSEYMEKHSVSRLIGAPPGYVGFDQGGLLTEAVRKAPYSVVLLDEVEKAHPDIFNVLLQVMDYATLTDNTGRKTDFSHVILIMTSNAGAFDMSRQAMGFGGASRQDAAHKGLKAVENTFSPEFRNRLDALVPFGSLTEDMMLRIVDKFVGEIVHSLEQRHVDLELSLTARQWLARKGFDPAMGARPLRRLLRTELEDKLAHELLFGSLAKGGSVKLDVVDDALVLKSAKPAKALAKVDGAKKATAAKSASAAKSASAAKSASAAKPAKAASAPAKSGTSGKGAAAARSDAKSASAAGKKTGTAKPKTAAKKPPKSKA from the coding sequence ATGTTGAGCAAGAGTGTACAAAGCGTCATACGAGACGCCCTTATGGAAGCCCATCGGCGCCGCCACGACCTGCTGACCGTGGAGCACATTCTTTTTGCTCTCACCAACAGCATGCGCGGGCGTATTCTGCTTGAAGGCAGTGGGGCCAGTGTGGCCGTGTTGCGCGAGCAGCTTGAAGAATTTTTTAACCGTGAAATGGAAGCCGTTTCTCTGGCGGGCAATCACGAAGTGGCCCAGACCGAAGGCGTGCAGCGCGTTTTGGAACGCGCCCTCAGCCATATTCGTTCTGCCGGGCGTGATACCGTAGAATTGGGCGACCTGCTCATATCCATCATGGACGAAGAGGAAAGCTACGCCAAGTACTACCTGCGCAAGCAGGGCGTGGAGCGTCTTGATGTCTTGACCTTCGTGTCGCACGGTATGGATGAGGGCGGCGGCTCCAAAGGGGCTGGTCAGGGTGGTGAAGCTGAGGAAAAGGAAGGCAAAGCCGATCCTTTGGCCCAGTACGCCGTGGACCTTACAGCCCGTGCCCGCGAGGGCAAGATAGATCCTCTGGTGGGGCGCGTGACAGAGCTTGACCGCGCGGTCGAAGTGCTGTGCCGCCGCCGTAAAAACAATCCGCTTTTTGTGGGCGACCCTGGCGTGGGCAAAACAGCTCTGGCCGAGGGGCTGGCCCTGCGTATTGTGGAAGGCAAGGTGCCGGAAATGTTCGCCAAGGCCCAGTTGTTCGCTCTGGACATGGGGCTGCTGCTGGCGGGTACCCGCTACCGGGGCGATTTTGAAAGCCGCCTCAAGGCTGTTGTGCAGCGCTTGCAGGAACTTCCTGAAGCGATTTTGTTTATTGACGAAATCCATACCATTGTTGGGGCTGGGTCTACCTCTGGCGGGTCCATGGACGCCTCCAACCTGCTCAAGCCAGTGCTGGCCAACGGCGAGTTGCGGTGCATAGGCTCCACGACCTATGAGGAGTTTCGCAACCATTTTGAAAAAGACCGTGCCCTGGCCCGCCGGTTTCAGCGTATCGATCTTACGGAACCGAGTCCTGACGAATGCCTTGCCATTATTCAGGGGCTTGAGAAGCGTTATGCCGACTTCCACAAGGTTCGTTACAGTCCCACAGCCATCAAGGCTATGGTGGACCTGACGGCCCGGCATGTGCGCGACCGCCTGCTGCCCGACAAGGCTATCGACGTGCTGGACGAATCCGGCGCAGCCGTGCGCCTGGGACGCGGTGTGCAGACAGGCTCAAGCAAACAGCCTGCGGTTCGCTCCAGCAAGGGCGGCAAGGCTCCGCGTCCTCTGGTGGGAGTGGGCGATGTGGAACGCATTGTGGCGCGTATGGCGGGCATCCCCGTGAGGACAGTGTCCGGCACGGAACGCAACCGTCTGGCGACGCTTGAAAAAGACCTGAAAGGACATGTGTTCGGTCAGGAAACTGCCATCGAGCTTACTGTGCGTGCCATTTTGCGCGCCCGTGCGGGGCTTGGGCAGGAGCAGCGTCCGGCTGGCGCGTTTTTGTTCTACGGCCCCACTGGCGTGGGCAAAACGGAAGTGGCCCGCAGTCTTGCCAAGCTTATGGGCGTGGAATTTCTGCGCTATGACATGAGCGAATATATGGAAAAGCACTCTGTGTCGCGCCTCATCGGGGCGCCTCCCGGCTATGTGGGCTTTGATCAGGGCGGGCTGCTTACCGAGGCCGTGCGCAAGGCTCCCTATTCCGTAGTGCTGCTGGATGAGGTGGAAAAAGCCCATCCCGACATCTTCAACGTGCTGCTTCAGGTTATGGACTACGCCACGTTGACGGACAACACGGGCAGGAAAACGGATTTTTCGCACGTCATTCTTATCATGACCTCCAACGCTGGCGCTTTCGACATGTCGCGTCAGGCTATGGGCTTTGGGGGAGCTTCCCGGCAGGATGCGGCCCACAAGGGCCTCAAGGCTGTGGAAAATACCTTCAGCCCAGAGTTCCGCAACAGGCTGGACGCTCTTGTACCCTTTGGCAGCCTGACAGAAGACATGATGCTGCGCATTGTGGACAAGTTTGTGGGCGAAATCGTGCACAGCCTTGAGCAACGCCATGTGGATCTGGAACTGAGCCTGACAGCCCGTCAGTGGCTGGCCCGCAAGGGGTTTGACCCCGCTATGGGCGCAAGGCCGCTGCGGCGTTTGCTGCGTACAGAGCTGGAAGACAAGCTGGCCCATGAATTGTTGTTCGGTTCGCTTGCCAAGGGGGGCAGCGTAAAGCTTGATGTGGTGGATGACGCGCTTGTGCTCAAGTCTGCAAAGCCAGCAAAAGCGCTTGCCAAGGTTGATGGGGCAAAAAAGGCGACGGCCGCCAAGTCTGCTTCTGCCGCCAAGTCTGCTTCTGCCGCCAAGTCTGCTTCTGCCGCCAAGCCTGCAAAGGCCGCCAGTGCTCCCGCTAAATCGGGAACCTCCGGCAAGGGAGCAGCCGCAGCCAGGTCTGACGCCAAAAGTGCATCTGCTGCCGGGAAAAAAACAGGTACGGCAAAACCCAAAACGGCGGCCAAAAAACCGCCCAAAAGCAAAGCTTAA
- the radA gene encoding DNA repair protein RadA, whose protein sequence is MAKTREIYICSACGAQTMQWRGQCPGCHEWNTLEASVQSRSASKARTPLGGENSAGRPISLRDVEDSGHEPYGSGLQALDRVLGNGLVPGAAILVGGEPGIGKSTLLLQVAGLVAGQMAARGRPVLYASGEESLPQIKGRAERLGMLDANLLALATSRVEDVVEAANAQNPALLVVDSVQTLASVEAEGLPGNVSQVRAVATSLLELCRRLGCTLILVGHVTKDGVLAGPRLLEHMVDTVISLEGDRRQMFRLLRVFKNRFGPNEELLVFRMGQQGMQVVDDPSTFFLGQRDASLSGTAVVMAVDGQRPLAVEVQALVARTFLSIPRRAALGFDVGRLHLLLAVLEKRLKLNFGQVDIYAKVGGGMKLNEPGLDLALVAAVLSSYYDVPLPEKCVLWGEVDLNGQIRPVAAQDLRLTQARRLGFDPIVHPGEEKGGITTIAALQQRLFHRRQKPEE, encoded by the coding sequence ATGGCGAAAACACGCGAAATATATATATGCTCCGCATGCGGAGCACAGACCATGCAGTGGCGCGGGCAGTGTCCCGGCTGCCACGAATGGAATACTCTGGAAGCGTCGGTGCAGTCCCGGTCCGCGAGCAAGGCGCGCACGCCTCTGGGCGGCGAAAATTCTGCCGGACGCCCCATATCCCTGCGGGATGTGGAGGACTCTGGTCATGAACCCTATGGCAGCGGCCTGCAGGCGCTGGACAGGGTGTTGGGCAACGGACTTGTGCCTGGAGCCGCCATTCTTGTGGGCGGCGAACCCGGCATAGGCAAATCCACACTTTTGTTGCAGGTGGCAGGACTTGTGGCTGGTCAGATGGCCGCCAGAGGCCGTCCTGTACTTTATGCCAGCGGTGAAGAATCTTTGCCGCAGATCAAGGGCAGGGCAGAGCGCCTTGGCATGCTGGATGCCAATTTGCTGGCCCTCGCCACTTCCCGCGTGGAAGACGTGGTGGAAGCCGCCAATGCGCAAAACCCGGCCCTGCTTGTGGTGGACTCGGTACAGACCCTCGCCAGCGTTGAGGCCGAAGGCCTGCCGGGCAACGTCAGTCAGGTGCGGGCTGTGGCAACATCCTTGCTGGAACTCTGCCGCCGCCTGGGTTGCACGCTTATTCTTGTGGGCCACGTGACCAAGGACGGCGTGCTCGCCGGGCCGCGCCTGCTTGAGCATATGGTGGACACGGTTATTTCGCTTGAAGGCGACCGCCGCCAGATGTTTCGCCTATTGCGCGTGTTTAAAAACCGCTTTGGCCCCAATGAAGAACTGCTGGTTTTTCGCATGGGGCAGCAAGGCATGCAGGTTGTGGACGACCCTTCCACGTTCTTTCTGGGCCAGCGAGACGCCTCGCTTTCCGGCACAGCAGTGGTTATGGCCGTGGACGGGCAGCGCCCGCTGGCCGTTGAGGTGCAGGCGCTTGTTGCCCGCACCTTCTTGAGCATTCCACGGCGTGCGGCCCTTGGCTTTGACGTGGGGCGGCTGCATCTTTTGCTGGCTGTTCTTGAAAAGCGGCTTAAACTGAATTTTGGCCAGGTGGACATCTATGCTAAAGTGGGCGGAGGCATGAAGCTGAACGAGCCGGGGCTGGACCTTGCGCTGGTGGCCGCCGTGCTTTCGTCCTATTATGATGTTCCGCTGCCGGAAAAATGCGTGCTCTGGGGCGAGGTAGATCTTAACGGCCAGATACGGCCTGTGGCCGCGCAGGATCTGCGCCTGACCCAGGCCCGGCGGCTGGGTTTTGATCCCATTGTGCATCCCGGTGAGGAAAAAGGCGGTATTACCACCATTGCGGCCTTGCAGCAGCGCCTTTTTCACCGTCGGCAGAAGCCGGAGGAATAG
- a CDS encoding sigma-54 interaction domain-containing protein has translation MADRSQELLSKHVERILDALPEGVFISDASGISLRVNRMYEQLTGLTQAQLQGKNVRCLVEEGVFDHILNPEIVRTGRPTTHVQQLKDGKKLVLTGFPVFDSRGELCLVVTFARDITLLAQLQDQVTGQCKLIDQINDQLAYISNEGNKVREPVYVSPSMREVVSLLRRFAATDATVLILGETGAGKDVFARFTHGLSERRDKVLLKVDCGGISETLTESELFGYMPGAFTGASNKGKAGYFEIADGSTIFLDEVGELPLSMQTRLLRVLQDGEIMRVGASSPRKVDVRIIAATNRNLAESVEAGTFRRDLYYRLNVATVRIPPLRERREDVRMLAEHFLEHYMAKYHKVMAFMDVTLDMMAAYAWPGNVRELQNLVHSLVITLTGPLISPRDLPTQISGVSNDASRYSEDVLSARRPLREIMAEMERDFLLKAIEVHGSVQRVAELFQVNRSTIFRKLQGTRFSQ, from the coding sequence ATGGCTGACCGTTCTCAGGAACTGCTTTCCAAACATGTGGAGCGTATACTTGACGCTCTGCCTGAAGGCGTGTTTATCAGCGACGCCTCAGGCATAAGCTTGCGCGTTAACCGCATGTATGAGCAGCTGACCGGCCTTACGCAGGCGCAGCTACAGGGCAAAAACGTGCGCTGTCTGGTGGAAGAGGGGGTTTTTGACCACATTCTGAACCCGGAAATCGTGCGTACTGGCAGGCCCACGACCCATGTGCAGCAGCTCAAGGACGGCAAAAAACTGGTCCTGACAGGGTTTCCCGTTTTTGATTCACGGGGCGAACTTTGCCTTGTGGTCACCTTTGCGCGTGATATTACCCTGTTGGCCCAGTTGCAGGACCAGGTGACTGGGCAGTGTAAGCTCATTGACCAGATCAATGACCAGCTGGCGTATATCAGTAATGAGGGCAACAAGGTACGCGAGCCTGTGTATGTCAGCCCGTCCATGCGCGAAGTGGTTTCGCTTTTGCGGCGCTTTGCCGCCACAGACGCCACCGTGCTTATCCTTGGAGAAACAGGGGCAGGCAAAGACGTTTTCGCCCGTTTTACCCACGGGCTTTCGGAGCGCCGGGACAAGGTTCTGCTCAAGGTCGACTGTGGCGGCATTTCCGAAACCCTCACGGAATCGGAATTGTTTGGTTACATGCCCGGCGCGTTTACCGGAGCTTCCAACAAGGGCAAGGCCGGGTACTTTGAAATTGCCGACGGCAGCACCATTTTTCTGGACGAAGTGGGCGAGCTGCCTCTGTCCATGCAGACACGCCTTTTACGGGTGCTTCAGGACGGCGAGATCATGCGGGTGGGCGCGTCAAGCCCGCGCAAGGTGGATGTGCGCATCATTGCGGCCACCAACCGCAATCTGGCAGAAAGCGTGGAAGCGGGCACATTCCGGCGTGACCTCTATTACCGCCTCAACGTGGCCACCGTGCGCATTCCTCCCCTCAGGGAGCGCAGGGAAGACGTGCGCATGCTGGCCGAGCATTTTCTTGAACATTACATGGCCAAATACCACAAGGTCATGGCCTTTATGGACGTGACGCTGGATATGATGGCGGCCTATGCCTGGCCCGGCAATGTGCGGGAATTGCAGAACCTCGTGCACAGTCTTGTCATTACGCTCACGGGGCCGCTTATTTCTCCGCGTGACCTGCCCACACAGATTTCTGGCGTCAGTAACGACGCCTCGCGCTATTCGGAAGACGTGCTCAGCGCCCGCCGTCCCTTGCGTGAGATTATGGCGGAAATGGAGCGCGATTTTCTGCTTAAAGCCATTGAGGTGCACGGTTCCGTACAGCGTGTAGCCGAACTGTTTCAGGTCAACCGCAGTACCATTTTCCGCAAGCTGCAAGGCACAAGGTTTTCACAGTGA
- a CDS encoding DMT family transporter: MTPGGSQKNGVRQGNIAVTALLTLVCMIFFAANSLLCRMALFGAGMDPVSYTVLRSVSAAAVLWVLTASRGQRALQSGSWSAALALFAYMACFSWAYVNLPAAAGALIIAVAVQVSMVGAGMALGQRPSRAQALGIGLAMSGLVYLLLPGLDAPPLWPSAIIFLSGASWAAYTLLGRRNSAPVAATAGNFVRCLPLALLILPLAWLDAAGSGVGAGGPVLPFAGVVCALFAGGIASALGYVLWYSVLPKLNVPTAAVVQLSVPLITAVGGALFMGEAITLRLGISAAAILGGIFCATALTPLCRR; this comes from the coding sequence GTGACCCCCGGCGGCAGCCAAAAAAACGGCGTCCGCCAAGGCAACATAGCTGTCACTGCGCTTCTCACGCTTGTCTGCATGATTTTCTTTGCGGCCAACTCGCTGCTGTGCCGTATGGCGCTCTTTGGAGCGGGCATGGATCCCGTAAGCTATACTGTGTTGCGCTCTGTTTCGGCTGCCGCTGTGCTGTGGGTGCTCACCGCGTCGCGTGGTCAGCGCGCATTGCAGTCTGGCAGCTGGAGTGCAGCTCTGGCCCTTTTTGCCTATATGGCCTGCTTTTCCTGGGCCTACGTCAATCTGCCGGCCGCAGCCGGGGCGCTCATTATCGCCGTGGCCGTGCAGGTCAGCATGGTGGGAGCGGGAATGGCCCTGGGGCAGCGCCCCAGCCGCGCTCAGGCTCTGGGCATCGGGCTGGCCATGTCGGGTCTTGTGTACCTTTTGTTGCCGGGGCTGGACGCGCCGCCGTTATGGCCGTCGGCCATTATTTTTCTTTCCGGTGCGTCATGGGCTGCCTACACCCTGTTGGGCCGCCGCAACAGTGCGCCTGTGGCCGCCACAGCGGGCAATTTTGTGCGCTGTCTGCCCCTGGCCCTGCTTATTTTGCCCCTGGCCTGGCTGGATGCAGCAGGAAGCGGCGTGGGGGCAGGTGGCCCTGTGTTGCCCTTTGCGGGAGTAGTGTGCGCCCTCTTCGCCGGAGGCATTGCCTCGGCCTTGGGCTATGTGTTGTGGTACTCTGTTTTGCCCAAACTCAATGTGCCCACTGCCGCCGTTGTGCAATTGAGCGTGCCGCTTATCACAGCCGTTGGCGGCGCACTGTTTATGGGAGAAGCCATCACTCTGCGCCTCGGCATAAGCGCGGCGGCCATTCTTGGCGGTATCTTTTGCGCCACAGCCCTGACCCCTTTGTGCAGGCGATAA
- the clpS gene encoding ATP-dependent Clp protease adapter ClpS, translating into MPVFNENQNDGESQVIVEKKLKEPDRYRVLLHNDDYTSMDFVVAVLCGIFHKTTEEATAIMLNIHQQGVGQCGVYTHEVAETKVKRVHQAAKAAGFPLKCTMEKIY; encoded by the coding sequence ATGCCCGTTTTTAACGAGAACCAGAATGACGGTGAAAGCCAGGTCATTGTGGAAAAAAAATTGAAGGAGCCCGACCGCTATCGGGTACTCCTGCACAACGACGATTACACCAGTATGGATTTTGTGGTGGCTGTTCTATGCGGCATCTTCCACAAAACCACGGAAGAGGCCACCGCCATTATGCTGAACATACATCAGCAGGGCGTGGGACAGTGCGGTGTATACACCCATGAAGTAGCAGAGACCAAGGTGAAAAGGGTTCATCAGGCGGCCAAGGCTGCGGGATTTCCCCTCAAATGCACCATGGAAAAAATTTACTGA